GACGGAACTTGCGTACCTCTGCCTCGACGACGGGCCGAATTGCCGACTGCAGGACGTCCAGCACGGCCAGAACGTCCTCGCTCATCCGGGTCTGCCCCTCGGGGCCGGCCTGGTGCCAAGCGCAGACCAGCATTCGCTCCAGCGGCCCGGCCACGAAGACGGCCTGCTCGATCGCTTCTCTGCCGTCGCCGCCTCGGGCAACCCGGTGCCGCATCCTCGCCCCGTCTACACTGCCGATCCACTCCACGGTGACGCCGTCCAGGAACGCTTTCACGGCGTCCGCGGGTGTCGCGTACGTGGCATCCAGGTGCAGGACGTCCGAGACGTAGTCCTCAGAGTCCTCCCAGTCCTCGTCCCGGTCGGAGGCCGGAAGCGCACTTGCCGGCTGTCGGGGGGCTCGCTTGGGGGATGTCCGGTTCGTCTTCCGTTTCTTCGGCATAGTCGTTGGGCTTCCTCGGTCTCGATACCGCGTGGATTTCTTTGCCGGCCACTCCGGCCGTGCGGCATGGCGGGCGTTCTGACAGCTCTCCCAGAGGTCCCGGGCTCAGCTGGGTTCGGCGCTGGCCGTCTCGGTGTCTTCGTCGGCCGGGTCGGGTGCCTTGTGGAGGAAGAAGGGGCCGCCGAGGTCGGACAGGAACGTCGGCCGGGTCGTGCGTGCGAGGACCTGCTGCCGGTAGGCGACTCCTGTCCCGTACCGAGCGTGATCCACACCCTGAGGGTTCGTGTCCCACTCCTGCACGTGCTGGAGGACGTCGGCGAGAAGGCAGGTGTCGGGGCCTTCCGTCTCTGCGGTCTGCAGCGCCTTCAGAATGGTCACGCTGGTGGGAAACGCGACCCAGGTGTTGGGCTTGTCCTCAGTGACGCTGGTGGCCAGCCGGACCAGCGTGGCGTCCAGCGGATCGTCTCGCCAGGCCTGCGAACTCCGGGCGGTGCCGCTCGTCAGCCACGTGTGCAGGAGATCGCACTCGCGCGCGTTGAGTCCCACGGCCGAGGTGTTGAGCAGGTGGTGGAAGAAGCGGATCAGAAGGTCTCGGCGCCTTGGTGTCTCGCGGCGGTCGAAGAGGCAGTGCCGGCACAGCCACCCCATCATGGGGAACCCGCCATTGCGGGGCTTCTTCAACGGCCGCATCCGCCCGATCTCGTCACCCGGCTTGATCGGGTCTGCACACAGTCCGCAGGCCTGGGTAGCCAGCGCCTTCTTTACGCACCTGGGGACGGGCAGCTGTCCCACGCCCGTCGGCCGGTCGAACCGGGAGCGCCGAGCCGGCGGGGGCTCTTCCGAGGGCTCCCGGAACCAGGAGTCGAGCACCCGGAGCGCCTCGCGCAGATCGTGCTCGTCCAGGCCTTGGAGCTTGTTCAGACCGATGGCGCGTGCCACCTTCTGCTGCGGGTCGGGCCGCTGCCGGATCGCCTGCCGCATCGCGAGCCCCTTCTCCAGGAGATCGCACAGCCGATCGCGGCGGAGCCTGGCGAGATCGATGCCGAGGAGGAGGTCGATGCTCAGGTCGAAGCTGCCCTGTCCGAACTCAGCGTCGTCGCTGCCGTCGCTCACACGTACCTCCCGGATGCGACCTGGGAGCGCCCACAATGCCCCCTGGCTCGTGGCGCCGGACACTTTCTTCACTCCCCAGGTGGTCGGCTCCGCCTGAACGTGTCACCGCTCATCCGGCGTTGACGGGCGCTAGGCCGTTTCCTTTCGATCACCAGCCGGGCAAGTGGGAGGCTGGGGCGCTGAGAGAGTCCTCCTGCGGCAAGGGGCTGTAGCGTGTCGCGCGGTGTCGGGTCGGCGTAGGGGAGGCTGTGAAGAGTGTTCGAGTTGAAGCTCCCGGTCGAGACACTGGAAGTGAGGGGACCGCTGTTCGCAGCTGGGGTGGTGTGGCTCAGGCTGGGAGGAACTGATTTCCCCGAGTCCGGTTGGCACGACTCTCCTCTCTCGGTCTTCGGCTCGCTCCACACAGCCGTGCAGGAGGTGCTGAAGGGTGAGACTCGGGACGCCTACTTCTTCGATGGCTCGTACTTTGTGAAGATGATCCCGGTGGCTGCTACGTCTGGAAGCCCGCGTCTGGTCCGGATTGCAGGTGTATGTGACAGCGACGAGGCGAATCCTGCTGTGGTTACAGACATCACCGCACCGCTCCGCGGTGTCGTCGAAAGCCTCAACTCTGTGCTCCAGTCCCTGCGTGCATGGGCAGCCGACGAAGGTGATGCAGAGATCCAGGCCATGCTCTTGGCCATGCCGGATCTGCCAGAGCCTGTGGCTCCTGCGCCCATGTCACCGTGCTGACCACAGGAAGATGGCTGCGACATGGAGTCCGGCCAGGTAAATGGTGGCGGTCTTGTCATAGCGTGTGGCGATGCCGCGCCACTGTTTGAGCTTGTTGATGCAGCGCTCAACGGTATTGCGCTGCTTGTAAGCCTCGCGGTCGAAGGCTGGCGGCCGGCCGCCGCGGCTACCCAGTCGCTTTCGGTTGGCCGCCTGGTCGGCAGGCTGCGGGATCACCGCCCGGATTCCGCGTTGCCGCAGATGACGGCGGATCGCCCGGGATGAATAGGCTTTGTCCGCCAGGACCATCGCAGGCGTCGTCCGTGGCCTGCCGACAGGTCGGGGCACCCGGATCCGGTCCATGACCTGCTCGAATGCAGGTGCATCTCCAGCCTGACCCGGCGTAACGACAAACGCCAGGGGTCGGCACCGGCTGTCGGCCGCGAGGTGAATCTTCGTGGTCAGGCCACCGCGGGAGCGTCCAAGGGCATGGTGGTCCGGCTCGCCGGCAGGGGCCCCTTTTGACGGGCCCCTGCCGCGTGCTGATGTGCCCGCACGACCGTGGAGTCGACGGCGACGTTCCATTCCAGGTCGCCTTCCGCATCGGCCTGGGCGAGCAAAGCCGTCAACACCCGCTTCCAGGTGCCGTCGGCGGCCCACACCCGCAGCCGGTTGTGCACCCCCTTCCACGACCCAAAGCGTTCGGGCAGGTCCATCCACGGCGTCCCCGTGCGGTACTTGAACGCGATCGCGTCGATCACCTGCCGGTGATCACGCCATCGCCCACCCCGCCGAGGCGTCCGATCCGGCAGCAACGGCTCAATGCGCGCCCACTGGGCATCGGTCAACGACACACATCAACAACCGATCAGATGATCCTCAGGAAACGGCCTAGTAGTGCTTCGTTAGGTTCTCAGTCTGGTTCTGTTGCGGGGTAGGCGTCGGCCGCAGGTGGTGCAGGTGCCGGTCCAGCACTGCAGCAGGTCCTGGAGGGCGTCGAGGACCTGGTAGAGCGTCAGGCCGGCGTGTGTGCTTTTGGGTCGAGCCGCCGCAGGGTGAGGAAGGCCTGGGCGGCGGTGACGAGGGTGACGTGATGATGCCAGCCACGCCAGGTCCGGCCTTCGAAATGGTCCAGGCCCAGGCCGTGTTTGAGTTCGCGGTAGTCGTGTTCGATGCGCCAGCGCATCTTCGCCCAGCGGACCAGGTCGGCGATGGGTGTGCCGGCGGGCAGGTTGGTCATCCAGTAGCCGGTCGGTTCGTCGGTGTCTTCGGGCTGTTCGACCAGCAGGGTCCGCAGCGGCAGGACACCGTCCCAGCGGCTGCGTCCTCCGGCCTGTTCCTGGGCGGTGCGGCAGGCTTCCTTGCCCGACGGCCTGACCTCGACCACGGCGAAACGGGAGGTCATCCGGCCCTTGCTGCCCTGCCGCCAGGCGACTTGTTGGAACGAGGTGTCCGGGGTGATGAACGAGGCCAGGGGCCGGGCCGGCTCGCGATAGCGGGGCAGCGTGGGCGGTCCCAGACCCCCGTAGGCGGGCTGGAACGGCTCGGCCGCGGCCGGGCGGGCGATCTCCTTGGGGTCGACCGCCATCACATACGACCAGCCGCGTTCCTCCAGCGCGAGCCGGAACGAGACGCTGCGGCCGTAGCCGGCATCGGCCACGATCACCGGCACCGCCAGGCCCTGCCCTGCCAGCCGGTCCACCAGTCCGAGGGCCAGATGAAGCTTGGAGACGTGCCCGATCCCGTCGGGAACCCCTGCTCTCCTTCGCCGTCCCTCGTCGTCCGCCCATTCCTCGGGCAGAAACAACTCCCACTCCAGCGGACACGACGCCGTGTCGGTGGCCGCGTGGACGCTGACCGCGACCTGGCAGTTTGCCCGCTTGCCCAACGTTCCGCAGTACTGTCGGGCCACCCCCACCGAAGCGGTGCCGCACTTGGGGAACGACACATCGTCGATCACCCACACCTCGGGCGCGATCGCCTCGCTCAATCGCTCGGCGATCCGCCGCCGCACCGGCAGCGGATCCCACGGTGACTGGTTCACGAACTGCTGCAGGGCCTGCATGTTTCCGTCCGGCAGCCGCTCGGCCATCGGCTGGATCGACTTCCGCCGCCCGTCCAGCATCAGACCCCGCAGATAACACCCGCCCCACCGCCGCTGATCCCGCCGCGGAAGCGAGGCGAACACATCGGCAACGAACTCCGACAACTCACCCCGGAGCCGTTCCACCTCCCCCAGCCTCATGACCGGAAGATGCCCACCACCAGCCG
This sequence is a window from Streptomyces vietnamensis. Protein-coding genes within it:
- a CDS encoding IS5 family transposase (programmed frameshift); its protein translation is MSLTDAQWARIEPLLPDRTPRRGGRWRDHRQVIDAIAFKYRTGTPWMDLPERFGSWKGVHNRLRVWAADGTWKRVLTALLAQADAEGDLEWNVAVDSTVVRAHQHAAGARQKGPAGEPDHHALGRSRGGLTTKIHLAADSRCRPLAFVVTPGQAGDAPAFEQVMDRIRVPRPVGRPRTTPAMVLADKAYSSRAIRRHLRQRGIRAVIPQPADQAANRKRLGSRGGRPPAFDREAYKQRNTVERCINKLKQWRGIATRYDKTATIYLAGLHVAAIFLWSAR
- a CDS encoding IS701 family transposase, encoding MRLGEVERLRGELSEFVADVFASLPRRDQRRWGGCYLRGLMLDGRRKSIQPMAERLPDGNMQALQQFVNQSPWDPLPVRRRIAERLSEAIAPEVWVIDDVSFPKCGTASVGVARQYCGTLGKRANCQVAVSVHAATDTASCPLEWELFLPEEWADDEGRRRRAGVPDGIGHVSKLHLALGLVDRLAGQGLAVPVIVADAGYGRSVSFRLALEERGWSYVMAVDPKEIARPAAAEPFQPAYGGLGPPTLPRYREPARPLASFITPDTSFQQVAWRQGSKGRMTSRFAVVEVRPSGKEACRTAQEQAGGRSRWDGVLPLRTLLVEQPEDTDEPTGYWMTNLPAGTPIADLVRWAKMRWRIEHDYRELKHGLGLDHFEGRTWRGWHHHVTLVTAAQAFLTLRRLDPKAHTPA